The window TTTGCCTTTATCCTGTCCTACATTGGCGCTGTTATTCACTTAGAAGCGATTTTGGGAGCCTTTGCGGCGGGACTTGTTCTAGCAGAAACCGATAAGCGTCGGGAGTTAGAAGAACAGGTGATTCCCGTTGCCGATATGCTTGTCCCGATTTTCTTTGTTGTCGTCGGGGCAAAAACGGATCTGGGTGTTCTCAATCCCACCGTTCCTGCTAATCGGGAAGGCTTGATTTTGGCGGCTTTCCTGATTGTAGTCGCGATTCTGGGTAAGGTAGTTACGGGTCTGTTTGTATTCGGTCAACCTGGAATCAACCGCCTAGCCATTGGTGTTGGGATGATTCCTAGAGGCGAAGTGGGACTGGTTTTTTTGGGTGTAGGCTCGGCTAGTGGTGTCCTATCACCCGCGATGGAGGCTGCGATTATCATGATGGTCATTTTGACAACTTTTGTCGCCCCTCCCTTCCTGCGATTTGTGTTTCAGGAATCCGACTTGGAGACTACAGCTTCAGAAATACCAGTCTTAGACGGGGCAAGCACAGAATCGGTGGCTGTAAAACCAGCCGTCAACCAACAGCAAGAGTCATTCGAGGATGTTGAAACGATTGAGGAGCAAAAGAAAGGTTCGTGAAAACTGACTGTCATGGATTAATCTTTTCAACATTGATCGTCTTTGTACACAACCCAATCTATATTTTTGATTGGGACAATTCTGTGTATACTGTTTTTCCTGAAACTTAAGTTTGCTAGCCTACGTCCCTTGAAGTTGACTGTCTTGAGCAGACAGATGCCCATTGATATGCATTGAAGAGTGCGGCCAAACGCTGGAGTCAGAGTTGGCACAAACGTGTAGTCAAAACTCATGAAGATGTCTTGACAAACGGAAAAAAACGTGAATTAAGCTTTCACATCCGCAACTCCCTTGATTTTGGTGAATCACCCAACCCCTGTTTCGATGCAACACCGCGCTTTAACGAGGAGCAATAATTGTGAAATTTCGCTGGCTACTAGTACTTCCCAGCTTTTTAATAGTTTTTCTTCTTTCATCTGCCGCCCAAGCGCGTCAACTTCTACAGTGGCGTTTTGATAACAATCAGAACCGATTGGTGTTTATCACCGACAGTGGGGTTCAACCCAAAGCGTTACTGATGACCAATCCAACACGGGTAGTCATTGACTTGCCTGGGATTGATTTGGGACGCCCAACCGCAAATCAACGGGTGAGTGGGGCGATTCGAGAAGTTCGCGTGGGACAACTGGACAACAATACAACTCGGATCGTAATTGAATTAGCGCCCGGTTACACCTTAGATCCGAAGGCCGTGAAATTCCGAGGGCTTTCGCCACGAGAGTGGACGGTTCAATTACCGACACCTGAACGGATCGGGCCATCCCCTAATCAACCCCGCGAAAATACGCCTCCCAGGAATCAATCCTCCCAGGTGCCACCCTTGCTGGGAACACCCAATCGACCGATTTCTACCTCTGATGCGGGTAAAGTCGCGACAATTGAGTCCGTTGAACTGGCTAACAACCAGACTCAACTTTTAATTCGGGCTGACCAACCGGTGAGGGCGATTAGTACTTGGGATGCGATCGCCAAAGCTTATCGTATTACAATTCCCTCGGCTCGATTGGCTCAACGAGTCAGGGGGCCACAACTTGATGCCAGGAGTCCTCTGTCGCGGGTACTACTCAGGCAGCAAGATGCCCGCACGGTTGTGCTTTTGGTGCAACCGGCTGGGGATGCCCAGATTGGGGAACTCAATCAACTCAATAACGAGCTTTTGGCGCTGCAAATCAAGCCCTCCCAACCCGAAACGTCGCCCATCAGCAGTATTCCTGTGCCACTGCCGGAGAGGAATACGCCAGCGCCACCCCCTGCCATCAATAATCCACCGGTGTCATCTCCCCGCGTACCCAAGGGGCGCGTTGTGGTCATGGTCGATCCGGGACACGGCGGCAAAGACCCAGGTGCGATCGGCATTGGTGGATTGCGAGAAAAAGATGTTATCCTGCCGATCGCCCAACAAGTGGCCTCGCTTTTGGAGCAACAAGGTATCCAAGCCGTGATGACGCGAACGTCGGATTACTTTGTGGATCTGGCACCACGAGTCACCATGGCTGAACGAGCAAATGCCGACTTATTTGTCAGTATCCATGCTAATGCCATCAGTCTGAACCGCTCCGATGTGAGTGGCTTAGAGACGTATTATTACTCAAGCGGTCAGCGTCTAGCTCAGACCATCCACAACAGCATTTTGCAGAGTCTTGATGTTAAAGACCGAGGTGTCCGGCGGGCGAGATTTTACGTACTCAGAAAGAGTTCTATGCCCTCGGTTTTAGTAGAAGTGGGTTTTGTCACGGGAAGAGAAGATGCTGCCAAACTGTCTAACTCAGCTTACCGCAGCCAGATGGCACAAGCGATCGCTCGTGGTATTCTCCAGTACATTCAGCAAAATAGTTAAACATCTTTCTCCTAACAAACATCGGTGATCAACTTTTCCACCTCTTCCCTCAATCACTCTCACGGGCAAAATCCCTCTGACTCGGACACACCTGACTTTCCGCCAAAGGAAACCGATAGTCCTGCTTATCCAGCCCAGGAAGAACCGCAGCAGCGTCGTATCGGTGTTTTCGACAGCGGGGTCGGTGGTCTCACCGTTTTGAGAGAACTCTACCGACAACTCCCAAACGAATCGATCCTGTACTTTGCTGACACAGCGCGACTACCCTATGGCACAAGGTCGCGCCATGAAATTGTTCAGTTCGGTTTTGAGATCTTGAGCTGGATGGTGCAACAGGACGTCAAAATGGTTGTCCTGGCCTGTAATACAAGTGATGCTCTAGCGTTGGAAACCTTACGACGCGAGTTTAATTTACCGATTTTGGGGTTAATTTTACCGGGTGCTCGTGCGGCGGTTCAACAAGGTCGGCGCATTGGGGTGATTGCCACCCCAGCAACGGCTTCTAGCAATGCTTATCGGCGTGCCATATCCGAGATTGAAGCGACAGCACAAGTCTGGCAAGTTGGGTGTCCGGAGTTTGTGCCGTTAGTCGAGCAAAACCGCCTCCACGACCCCTATACGGCTGAGGTGGCGCGGCAGTACCTAGACCCTTTACTACAGCAGCGAATCGATACCCTGATTTATGGCTGTACTCATTATCCGCTTCTGGCTCCCGTCTTACGGACAATCCTACCTCCCACCGTCCAACTCATTGACCCTGCTGTACACGTCGTGGCGGCAGCGGCACAAGAACTGGACATCCTGGGACTGAGGAATAATCGAGCACCACTGCCGACTAGCTTTTGTGTGAGTGGCTGTCCTCAACAGTTCGCCAAACTCTCCGTACAATGGCTAGGCTGCACTCCAGTGGCTGAAAAAGTATCTTTGCCAACCGTATCTCCCCCGGTGGCTCCGCTAGAATCAGTCGAGTGATCGCAGATCTAACTCATCGGAAATCTTCTTCCATGGGTAGGGGTGGTGAGCAAAGAAGCACAAAAAAACGCCCACAAGGGGCGGTGTGTTACTTTTTAGAGAATAAAAAATTAATCTTGAATTATAGGAGAGAGAGACTAAGAACCCGAAAAAAATCTGATTTTAGTTTCTCTCCCAATGCGGAGCCAGTTAAGATAGAGTGCCGGCCTTTTGTACGTTTGATGATGGCGCGACAGGAGGTGCTAACTCCTCGGAGGCTAATGAAGCTACACGGCTCATCTGAAATGACCATCCTTCAACCTCATCAGTCTCAGGGGTCTGATCTGTTGAGACAAAAGGAGCGTAAGCGTCTGTCAAAGAGTTGTCCACGTAATGCGAATTCTTGATTGTCCGCTGCGCTAGAGTCAATAGCAAATAAATTGTTAATAGGTAACCAGTCGCCAGAAGAGGAATAATCACAGGCATATCCATATAAATCATAGTGTGGACAAGAGGGAGGGAAAGGAAAATTCAATACAAGTTCTTCCAACAGCATTCCCAATCCTTATGGACTCAAGACACGGTTGGCATACAAATACTTAGGGAGACAGAGCATTGTTCCCTCCAACTTCACCGTTGGTTCTCGTAACTCAAGTTCTGAACAAAATGCTCAAACTCGGCTCGGAATCTCGGCCCAGGAGAAGTTTATTATTATTATTTATGTCTGACAGACAACGATCCCCAGTGATGCCACGGGGGAGTCATCCAGAAACATCAGGTACTCTGTCTACTGAATGCGTATTACACCATCGGTATAGGGGAATACACTCCTCTATCACCTTGGAATCAATAAATGTATTAATTTTTTGAAACCCTTACTATTTAGATTAACACAACAATCCTGGCGAGTTACACTAATTTTTTCAGGGACTTAATATGTCGATACAAACCCTGGTATTACGCTTGGGCACAGCTATTAATCCAACAAAACTTCCCTGTAGGGGACGCTTCGCCTAAAATTAAAAAAAGAAATTGTAAACTTTCGTAACCTAATCTCTGAGTCGGCTGATCCATGACCTCAGTAACTTCCCTTTTCGCCCCTGTAGAAGCAGACCTGTGTCTGCTGACCGAGAACTTAAAGAACCTGGTAGGTGCCCGTCACCCCATACTCTATGCCGCAGCCGAACACTTATTCGGGGCACAGGGAAAGCGAGTTAGACCGGCAATCGTGTTTTTAATTTCGCGAGCCACCATGCTCGACTCCGACATTACCCCGCGTCATCGTCGTCTAGCAGAAATCACAGAAATGATTCACACGGCGAGTCTGGTTCATGACGATGTCGTCGATGAGGCAGAGGTACGTCGCAACGTTCCCACCGTCCATAGCTTGTTCAACAACCGTGTGGCTGTACTCGCTGGGGATTTCTTGTTCGGTCAAGCCGCTTGGTACCTGGCTAATCTTGGCAATTTAGAAGTCGTCAAACTGCTGTCAGAAGTGATTAAAGACATGGCAGAAGGCGAAATTCAACAAGGGCTGACTCGATTTGATACCACCCTGACGATGGAAGCCTACCTGGAGAAAACTTATCGTAAAACAGCTTCACTTCTGGCTAATAGTGCCAAAGCCGCTGGGCTACTGAGTGGTGTCTCGGCGGAGGTGGCAGACAACTTGTATCTCTATGGATATCATTTTGGGTTAGCCTTCCAAATTATCGATGATATATTGGACTTCACTGGTTCGACGGAAGCATTAGGCAAACCGGCGGGATCGGATTTAATTAGTGGCAATCTTACCGCACCTGTTTTATATGCCTTGGAAGAAAAACCCTATCTAGAGGTACTCATTGAGCGAGAATTTGCCCAACCGGATGATATTCCTCAAGCCCTCGCTTTGGTTAAAGAGAGTGAAGGTATCGAACGTTCCCGCGCTTTAGCTGCACACCACGCTCAAATCGCTGTAGAAAGCTTGGCGGTTCTTAATCCCTCAACATCGGCTCAAACGCTGATTGATTTAGCGGATTATGTCCTGAGTCGTTTGTACTAAGTAAAGCGAATCATTCGCAACCGCGATTCATTCAGTTCCGACTTGTTTGATCTCCTTATCCGTCCTAACCATGAACAGTTCATTATCGTTTCTTTACATAATATTGACAATGCCAAAGAATAATAAGTACCTTTACAGGGATTGCTTAATTTTTCAGGAGTCAATCCCGGTTTTGTGACAAAACTTAAGGATTACATAGCCAGTTGTGTGAGTATCGAGTCAGAATAACAGTAGGTAAGTACACACGCCATTTCCAAGAGTGCCAGGAGATGATCGCCCGTGGAAGCGTACAGTCAATCTCACTCGTAGCGCCTCGCGGCTCATTATCGATGGCTAACTTCTAGAATGGATCAAAGTCACAAAACCAGGGTTCAATCTGCCGCTACGAAGCTCTTAGGATGGAGAGGGAGTAATCCTTGCTAGACGCCCTCCGCGTTGGGATAAGGACTAGAACCATCTACCCATCAAGAGAAAGGTTGAATCTACCATCTTTATTAACCGTTGGCAAGAGGTAGTCAAGCTATATCTGGAGGAAGGTTGCTAGGATATGACCTAGGTACGGACTGGCTGTGTTGCAGTTGCGTTTGAATTAAAGTTTGTAGCTCATCTCGACGTACCTCTGTCCCAGCAGCTAGATTACCGGGTGTATCGAAGAAAACTATACTTGTAACGGCGTCTAGCGCCAACATCTGGAACAGAATGTGAGTGACAGGTACAGCCGCAGCGAGGATTTCAGGGTCAGAAACCGACTGAAAATCAGCAGCATCTTTGAGAGTCCCAAAAGCATAAATAACATTTTTTTGGATCTCAGGTTGAGCGCGATTACTCAGTGTAGTGAGAAGCCAACTTTCGTCGAGAGTTTGGAGAATGTGATACTCCGAATGTTGTAGCTGGGTGGCAACGAGTTTGAGTACGGGTGCGATCGCTTCCATAATCTTGGGCGTCGTCCCGTCTTGTGGTGCATTATCAATCAGAACTTGAATTTGTAGGTCTAAATTCATGAGAACTGTCATCAATGGTGCTGCTATCTTGAGTCTAAACCCAGATCAAAACAGTCGAGCGTGCGGAAAGTGTTAGGGTCTTTGTTAACAAATGAAAATCATGAGGGAAGTCTGCCAGGGCGTGGAGGCAATTTTTCAACTGCTGTATAACGAATTCCGGCAGTCTGTTCGTGCTTCCGATCAGAATTGCCGCGACGTGGCAGCACGTTTAGCCGATGAAGTCAGTCGAATCTGTAACGAAAGCAGTCGAATACAGACTTCAGGAGATGTTGAGAGTTGGGCGCATACCCTGGCAACCCATCGCCTCAAGCAAGTATTAAGTTACTACAAACTGGGGTCACAACGGGGACGAATTGAGCTTCAGAGTACTCTGAGTGCGATCGTCTACCGCTACATTACACCCCCTCATGCACCAGCCAGCTACCAGGCGCGGCTGACCTTAATCGAAGATTTCTTACAAGGATTTTACGTAGAAGCCTTGAATGCCTTTCGGCGGGAGAACTTGATTGATGCCAGTTATCGTCCGCGAAGTCTTTTGGAGTTGGCGGAATACATGGCCTTTACCGAGCGTTATGGGAAGCGGCGTATTCCCTTACCCGGTCGTCGGTCTCAGCAATTAATCATTTTGCGAGCGCAAACGTTTTCCCAACAGCAACCGCCGGAAACGTCGGTTGATATGGATACCGCCGCTGAAGGCGCAACGCCAGAGTCCGACACGAACTGGAACGATGCAGCGATCCAGCAAGTAAGGGAGATGATGGTCGCCTCCGAACCCGAACCCCTAGAAGCGAACCTGCGGGATACGGTGATTGAGGAATTACTCGCCTATTTAGAAGAACGTCAGCAACATGATTGTGCCGAATACTTTGTATTACGCCTGCAAGACCTCCCCACGAGCGAAATAGAGGAGTTTTTAGGCTTAACCCCTCGACAGAGGGATTATTTGCAGCAACGCTTTAAGTACCATCTCATTCGGTTTGCTCTATCTCACCGATGGGAACTGGTACATCAGTGGCTAGAAGCCGATCTAGAGCGGAATCTGGGACTGACGCCCTGGGAGTGGCAACGGTTTCAGACTAAGATGAACGCGACTCAGAAAGAATTACTCGATCTCAAGCAGCAAAGTTGCTCAACAAATGAAATTGCCCAAGCCTTAGGTTGTACGGTTACCCAGGTCGAAAAGCGTTGGTTTAAATTACTCGAACTTGCCTGGGATATTCGCAATAGTTCAGTATCCGGATCTGGTGCATCTCAAGATGAATAGTGACATGTATAACAACTCGGACACCTTATATAGCCGTTTAATTACCTGGCTACTAGAAGAGTCCGTTCCCGCTGCTTCACCCCCGGCAGAGGGTCAGGCAGACCATGCTGTCTCTCCTACGGAACCCAAAGCAGCGGATTTTGAATTGGAGCCAATAGACCCAGTTGATTTAGAAGAGTTGAACATTGCATCTTTTAACACCAACGAAGCGGATCAATACCGCGCATGGGCAAGTTCGGACCCGATCCTTGCTCGTGAGGACGATGTACCGGGCGGTTCAAGCCGCCCTTACGACTTGGGAGAAATGCCGACCGTGCAAAACCGTTTCCAGGCAATATTAAAACGCCGACTACAAGCTGAAATCGAACGTCATCCCCCCTTATTTCCGTGGGAGACGGAACTTTCTGACTATGAATCCAATACTTCTGACGCTGTAGAAGATACTTGGGTTCCTCCCGTTCGCTTGTGGATGCCTCAGTTATTTAACCTGACTCTACCAGTTACCCTACCAGAAAATGTTTTAGCACAACTCTTAGATGCCTGTTCTGAGGCTGTGTATTCCCGACGGCAGCTTGGTGCCAAACTGGTTCATGCGGTGGAAAGTTTATTCCCCGACCAATTCCAGGCACTCAACCATTTCGCTGGAATGGTGCTGCTGTCTCCAGCCTTTGGGGGTACCAGTGTTAGAGGCTCTCGCAGCGAAAGTTCCTTTAATACAAGCGCCAACGAACAACTGCTATCCTTGCCGAGCAGTTACGAGGCGGCGTCGAATGAACAAAAGATGACGCTGGCACTATTGGCGGCTAAAGAGATTATCAGCGCTCTAACGGTGCCGATTTCTCAGAATCTAACCCCTGTAGAGCGGCAGTGGCAGACCTCTGTGGGTGTTGTAACGGTTCAGGCCGAATATGAGATGCAAGAGGGAGTGCCGAAGCTCCGCGTCACTGCTCGCTTGCCTCGCGGTGGCACCTTGACCCTGCGGACTCCTCAGGCATCAGCCAGTGCACAGCGTATCTATCCAGGCTACGTGAGTGTGGAATCCTTTGATTTGCAAGCGAACCAGACCTATCCGTTAGAAATTCGTTTTCATGATTCGGAACAAACACCCTTAATTTTTGCCATCTGCCCGACAATGTAAGTTAAAAACCCTTTAGGCTAGCATATTGGAAACCTGGTATGTGTCAGTTGTCAGTTCTCACGACTGGCGACTGACGGCTGATACCATTTGGGATTTTGGAGGCAAGGATTTTGACAAGCTGGCGATTCGGCAGCTTCAGAAATTCAAGCCAGTCTCAACCTCAATGGTATGACCACTGACCACTGACTAATTTGCTATGTCTAATTTCTCTGGAATGCGGCAAGTCCGTCGTCTACCCCTTTTCGGTCAGTTGTGGCGGCGTATTGAAGCTATGCCGACTCCTGAGACAGAAAACTCCATTAGACTGCGGGTGCTGGTGCAGGCGCTGGTGATCGTTGGGATTATTGCTACAGATCTGGCGGCAGAAACGCAGATTAGCCTGTGGGCCGTACCGCTGAGTCTGCTTGGGGCAACCTGGAGTTGGTACCGCCGTCGAGAGCGCAACATCACCGTCAAGTTCGTGCTGGCGATTGGGATGTTGCTGGCAATGGGGGTGTTTTTTGCGCGGCTGTTTGGTCAGCTCAATGATACTCGCTTGGTACTGGCAGAGTTATTAATTCAGCTACAAGTCCTGCACAGCTTTGACCTGCCTCGCCGCAAAGATTTAGGGTATTCGATGGTGATTGGGCTGATTCTGTTAGGTGTAGCGGGTACCCTGAGTCAAACTTTAGCCTTTGCCCCACTGTTGTGCCTATTTTTAGCGATCGCACTTCCCACCCTCATCCTTGATTATCAGTCGCGCTTGGGGCTATTGCGAACCCCAAAACGCCGAACCGCCTCACCTGTGATCCCAAATGCCTCACCCCTCTCACTTCGACAGCTGGGTGTATTTCTCCTGGCAATCCTGGGCTTGGGACTGATGATTTTTGCCCTAATGCCGCGCTTTCCAGGCTATCAACTCCAAACATTTCCTGTGAGTGCACCGGGAAATTTTGCTGACCAGAATTTTGACGAGAATCGACAAGGTGGCATTATCAATCCCGGTTATGTGCGCGAAGGCAGCCAAGGCAATGGCGAGAGTGGGCAAGGGGGAAGCGGCGACTCTGGGGAGATGGATGATACCTTTTACTATGGCTTTAACAGCAAAATGAACCAAAACCTCCGGGGTACACTCAAGCCTAAGGTCGTATTACGGGTACGTTCTCAGGCACCGGGGTTTTGGCGGGTACTCGCCTTTGACCGTTATACAGGTCAGGGATGGGAAATCTCTCGTGACGACAAAGTGGTTAGGGTTGATCGACCGGAGTGGTCGTATCGATTTTTCCTGCCGATCCCCTTTGCCGCCGAGCGAACCGAACAGGTGGTGCAAAGTTACACTGTAGTCTCAGACTTGCCGAATCTGCTTCCCGCTCTGGCTTATCCGCAGCAACTTTACTTCCCGTCACGGGAAATTGAGGTAGACCCGGAAGGGAGTTTGAGAGCGCCTGGTAGTTTAACAGAGGGACTCACCTACACGGTGATTTCGCAAGTGCCGTATCGCGATCGCTCTCGGTTGCAACAGGCAACGAGTAACTATCCCACGTCGGTTAAAAAATACTATTTGGATGTTCCCCCCGAAATTGCTGATAAAGTCCGACAACAAACTGAAGCTCTGTTAGCCACCTCACCCAAGCCCATCACTTCCCCTTATGAGAAAGCACTGTATTTAGCTCAGGCACTTAAACAGCGCTACTCACTCCCCACAGACCCCTTTAATTTACCCACATTCGAGGAAAAGGAAGACTTGGTGGAAGCCTTCCTGTTCAAGTACAAAGGAGGGTACCCAGACCACTTTTCTACCGTGCTGACTATGATGTTGCGCTCCATTGGCATTCCAGCGCGACTTGTCGTTGGGTTTGGTACGGGTGAGTTCAATCCTTTCACGGGTTTTTATATTGTTAAAAACACTGATGCCTATGCGATGACCGAAGTGTATTTTCCACAACATGGCTGGTTTGCTTTTGACCCGATTCCCGGTCACGAACTGATTCCCCAAAGTGTTGAGGAGACTGAAACATTTGGAGTTTTACGCCAGTTTTGGCAATGGATAGCGGGTTGGTTGCCCACCCCAGTGAAGAGTTATTTGGGCGAGATTTGGAGTTGGCTAATTGGTGGGATAGGCCGAATTATTGGTTGGGTGTGGGGGATTATCTCTAAAGGTTGGGTTGGCTTTTTCATCGGTTTAATTTTAGCGATCGCCCTTGCTTTTTTGGGTTGGTTGAGTTGGAGTCAATGGCGAACTTGGCGCTATCGTCGATGGCTAGCGGGTTTGCCTCCGATGGAAAATCTCTATCAGCAAATGCTGAAGCTTTTAAGTACTAACGGCTACACCAAGCACCCAGCAC of the Allocoleopsis franciscana PCC 7113 genome contains:
- a CDS encoding N-acetylmuramoyl-L-alanine amidase; this translates as MKFRWLLVLPSFLIVFLLSSAAQARQLLQWRFDNNQNRLVFITDSGVQPKALLMTNPTRVVIDLPGIDLGRPTANQRVSGAIREVRVGQLDNNTTRIVIELAPGYTLDPKAVKFRGLSPREWTVQLPTPERIGPSPNQPRENTPPRNQSSQVPPLLGTPNRPISTSDAGKVATIESVELANNQTQLLIRADQPVRAISTWDAIAKAYRITIPSARLAQRVRGPQLDARSPLSRVLLRQQDARTVVLLVQPAGDAQIGELNQLNNELLALQIKPSQPETSPISSIPVPLPERNTPAPPPAINNPPVSSPRVPKGRVVVMVDPGHGGKDPGAIGIGGLREKDVILPIAQQVASLLEQQGIQAVMTRTSDYFVDLAPRVTMAERANADLFVSIHANAISLNRSDVSGLETYYYSSGQRLAQTIHNSILQSLDVKDRGVRRARFYVLRKSSMPSVLVEVGFVTGREDAAKLSNSAYRSQMAQAIARGILQYIQQNS
- the murI gene encoding glutamate racemase, whose product is MGVFDSGVGGLTVLRELYRQLPNESILYFADTARLPYGTRSRHEIVQFGFEILSWMVQQDVKMVVLACNTSDALALETLRREFNLPILGLILPGARAAVQQGRRIGVIATPATASSNAYRRAISEIEATAQVWQVGCPEFVPLVEQNRLHDPYTAEVARQYLDPLLQQRIDTLIYGCTHYPLLAPVLRTILPPTVQLIDPAVHVVAAAAQELDILGLRNNRAPLPTSFCVSGCPQQFAKLSVQWLGCTPVAEKVSLPTVSPPVAPLESVE
- the sds gene encoding solanesyl diphosphate synthase, whose translation is MTSVTSLFAPVEADLCLLTENLKNLVGARHPILYAAAEHLFGAQGKRVRPAIVFLISRATMLDSDITPRHRRLAEITEMIHTASLVHDDVVDEAEVRRNVPTVHSLFNNRVAVLAGDFLFGQAAWYLANLGNLEVVKLLSEVIKDMAEGEIQQGLTRFDTTLTMEAYLEKTYRKTASLLANSAKAAGLLSGVSAEVADNLYLYGYHFGLAFQIIDDILDFTGSTEALGKPAGSDLISGNLTAPVLYALEEKPYLEVLIEREFAQPDDIPQALALVKESEGIERSRALAAHHAQIAVESLAVLNPSTSAQTLIDLADYVLSRLY
- the hetZ gene encoding heterocyst differentiation protein HetZ, which produces MKIMREVCQGVEAIFQLLYNEFRQSVRASDQNCRDVAARLADEVSRICNESSRIQTSGDVESWAHTLATHRLKQVLSYYKLGSQRGRIELQSTLSAIVYRYITPPHAPASYQARLTLIEDFLQGFYVEALNAFRRENLIDASYRPRSLLELAEYMAFTERYGKRRIPLPGRRSQQLIILRAQTFSQQQPPETSVDMDTAAEGATPESDTNWNDAAIQQVREMMVASEPEPLEANLRDTVIEELLAYLEERQQHDCAEYFVLRLQDLPTSEIEEFLGLTPRQRDYLQQRFKYHLIRFALSHRWELVHQWLEADLERNLGLTPWEWQRFQTKMNATQKELLDLKQQSCSTNEIAQALGCTVTQVEKRWFKLLELAWDIRNSSVSGSGASQDE
- a CDS encoding transglutaminase TgpA family protein yields the protein MSNFSGMRQVRRLPLFGQLWRRIEAMPTPETENSIRLRVLVQALVIVGIIATDLAAETQISLWAVPLSLLGATWSWYRRRERNITVKFVLAIGMLLAMGVFFARLFGQLNDTRLVLAELLIQLQVLHSFDLPRRKDLGYSMVIGLILLGVAGTLSQTLAFAPLLCLFLAIALPTLILDYQSRLGLLRTPKRRTASPVIPNASPLSLRQLGVFLLAILGLGLMIFALMPRFPGYQLQTFPVSAPGNFADQNFDENRQGGIINPGYVREGSQGNGESGQGGSGDSGEMDDTFYYGFNSKMNQNLRGTLKPKVVLRVRSQAPGFWRVLAFDRYTGQGWEISRDDKVVRVDRPEWSYRFFLPIPFAAERTEQVVQSYTVVSDLPNLLPALAYPQQLYFPSREIEVDPEGSLRAPGSLTEGLTYTVISQVPYRDRSRLQQATSNYPTSVKKYYLDVPPEIADKVRQQTEALLATSPKPITSPYEKALYLAQALKQRYSLPTDPFNLPTFEEKEDLVEAFLFKYKGGYPDHFSTVLTMMLRSIGIPARLVVGFGTGEFNPFTGFYIVKNTDAYAMTEVYFPQHGWFAFDPIPGHELIPQSVEETETFGVLRQFWQWIAGWLPTPVKSYLGEIWSWLIGGIGRIIGWVWGIISKGWVGFFIGLILAIALAFLGWLSWSQWRTWRYRRWLAGLPPMENLYQQMLKLLSTNGYTKHPAQTPLEYARGSRQHHAPSSADVIDEISQAYVSWRYGNQTPNLKHLRQRLRDLIKSTQQLKITNRGK